Proteins encoded together in one Ipomoea triloba cultivar NCNSP0323 chromosome 4, ASM357664v1 window:
- the LOC116017461 gene encoding long chain acyl-CoA synthetase 1-like has product MFSVRVEEGREGRDGQPSVGPIYRNLLAKDEFPPINPDLSTAWELFRASVEKHPRNRMLGWRELVNGKWGPYVWKTYSEVFEEILQAGSALRAHGVEPGARIGIYGSNCPQWIVAMEACNAHSLICVPLYDTLGSGAVNFIIDHSEIDVVFVQDKKVKQLFSDECPQVKRLKLLVCLSSLTNEEKDMAISKGIKPYSWNEFLQIGKENPLEVSPPQPFNICTIMYTSGTSGEPKGVILTHENVAYGARGVDLFMEQFEDKMTVDDVYISFLPLAHILDRIIEEYFFFKGASVGYYHGNINEIRDDLEELKPTFLAGVPRVFERIHEGVLKALDELNPFRRTAFSILYKYKLKWMQLGYKHRDASPLADLLAFRKVKARLGGRLRLIVSGGAALGSEIEEFLRVTSCAFVVQGYGLTETCGLSAVGYPDEMCMIGAVGSPFLYSELRLVEVPEMGYNPLGDVPRGEICVKGKTNFAGYYKNPELTKEVYRDGWFHTGDIGEMLPNGVMKIIDRKKNLVKLSQGEYVAVEYLEKVYGIAPIVEDIWVYGDSFKSTLIAVVVPNEENSRKWAHQNGYLGSLQELCSLNKLKSYVLLELKATAERNKLRGFEYIKGVILEPRLLELDTNLVTATLKKRRDKLFKHYKAEIENLYEQLNGEAAKH; this is encoded by the exons ATGTTTTCGGTAAGGGTAGAGGAGGGAAGGGAAGGCCGAGATGGGCAGCCATCTGTTGGTCCCATATATCGGAATCTGCTGGCTAAGGATGAATTTCCACCTATTAATCCTGACTTATCTACAGCTTGGGAACTCTTTAG GGCATCTGTTGAGAAGCATCCAAGAAATAGGATGTTGGGATGGAGGGAACTGGTGAATGGCAAG TGGGGACCTTATGTTTGGAAAACGTACAGTGAAGTTTTCGAAGAAATTCTGCAGGCTGGTTCTGCATTACGAGCGCATGGTGTTGAGCCT GGAGCTCGTATTGGAATTTATGGATCCAATTGCCCTCAGTGGATTGTAGCAATGGAG GCCTGCAATGCCCACAGTTTAATTTGTGTGCCACTCTATGACACCCTTG GATCTGGAgctgttaattttataatagacCATTCTGAGATTGATGTAGTTTTTGTTCAAGATAAGAAAGTGAAACAA CTTTTTAGTGATGAATGTCCTCAAGTGAAACGGCTAAAAC TTCTTGTTTGTCTCTCCTCGCTAACAAATGAAGAGAAGGATATGGCAATCTCCAAGGGTATCAAGCCATACTCTTGGAATGAATTTCTCCAAATT GGAAAGGAGAACCCATTAGAGGTTTCGCCGCCACAACCATTCAATATCTGCACAATCATGTACACCAGTGGAACGAGTGGAGAGCCTAAAGGTGTTATATTGACACATGAAAACGTTGCATATGGCGCGAGAGGGGTTGATCTTTTTATGGAGCAGTTTGAAGACAAG ATGACTGTCGATGATGTGTACATATCTTTCTTGCCACTTGCTCATATCCTTGACCGCATAATCGAAGAGTATTTCTTCTTTAAGGGTGCTTCTGTTGGCTACTACCATGGG AATATCAATGAGATAAGAGATGATCTGGAGGAGTTGAAGCCAACCTTCTTGGCTGGAGTACCTCGAGTTTTTGAAAGAATCCATGAAG GTGTCCTAAAAGCACTTGATGAACTCAATCCATTTAGGAGAACAGCTTTCAGCATTCTCTACAAATA CAAACTGAAATGGATGCAGCTAGGATACAAGCACAGAGATGCGTCGCCACTGGCAGATCTGCTTGCTTTTAGAAAg GTTAAGGCTAGGCTAGGCGGGCGACTTCGACTGATAGTTTCTGGTGGTGCAGCGCTGGGGAGTGAGATTGAAGAATTCTTGAGGGTCACCTCTTGTGCTTTTGTGGTACAAGGCTATG GGTTAACTGAGACTTGTGGGTTGAGTGCTGTTGGGTATCCAGATGAAATGTGCATGATCGGAGCTGTTGGATCACCATTTCTATATTCAGAATTGCGTCTAGTGGAGGTTCCAGAGATGGGTTACAACCCGCTAGGAGATGTCCCTCGCGGGGAGATATGTGTGAAAGGAAAGACTAATTTTGCGGGGTATTACAAGAACCCAGAGTTGACAAAAGAAGTGTATAGAGATGGGTGGTTTCATACAG GTGACATTGGAGAAATGTTGCCTAATGGAGTCATGAAAATCATTGATAGAAAGAAAAACCTTGTTAAGCTGTCTCAAGGAGAGTATGTTGCAGTTGAATATCTGGAAAAGGTTTATGGTATAGCACCCATTGTTGAAGAT ATATGGGTGTATGGAGACAGCTTCAAGTCTACACTGATTGCAGTGGTGGTTCCCAATGAAGAAAACAGCCGAAAATGGGCACATCAAAATGGGTATTTGGGTTCTCTTCAAGAACTTTGTTCCCTCAACAAACTAAAAAGCTATGTCCTCCTGGAGTTGAAGGCTACTGCAGAGAGAAACAag CTAAGGGGATTCGAGTACATAAAAGGCGTGATTCTTGAGCCTCGACTCTTGGAGCTCGACACCAACTTGGTGACTGCAACCTTGAAGAAAAGAAGAGACAAATTGTTCAAGCATTACAAG